The DNA region TGTCCGCGGCCGACGCGATCCGTCTCGGGCTGCGCCCCTACCTGCTCGGCGACGCGCTCAAGGCGCTCCTCGCGATGGCCGCGCTGCCCACCGCGTGGCGCTACCTCGACCGCTGATCCCCGAGCCCGCGAGGGGCCGCGCCGTTCGCCGCGGGCCGGGCGCCGGGCGTCGCCCGCAGGGCGCCCCTGTCCGCCGGCGGGGCGCCGGGCGCTGCCCCTGATGGCTCGCGCCCAGCGTGAGGGGCGCCGGGGCGGGAGAGCCGTGGGTCACGGCTGCACGCGGGCGATCCATGCCTCGGGGTCGGCGATCTCGGCCCGGGTCGGCAGCAGCACGGGGTCGGCCCAGGCCAGGTTGAGCGTGTCGGCGCCGGCGAGGGTGACGACGTCGCCTGCCCACACGGCGCCCGCTTCCTGGACCGCCTGGGGTGTCTCGCCGTCCGCGTCGTTGCCCACGACGGTCATGAGCGCCCTCATGTCCGGTGACTCGCGGCCGGTCCGCATGCCGATCCTCCGCCCGACCAGCCTCGTGGTCACCTCTCCGTCCGCCCACCGCGCGTGCCCGTGGAGAGCATGGGCCGTGGCGGCGTCGGCCCACCCCCTTGCCTCCCGGAAGAGCGTCTCGTGTGCCAGAAACGCGCACCCGTCGCTCGCCCGGTGCTGTGCCACCCGCGCCAGGCCGTGCGCGAGGATCCTCAGCAGCCCGTCGTCGTCCGCACCCCATTCGGCCAGGGCGTCCGGCACCAGGAGGATCTCCGGCTGCCAGTCGCCGGTCTCGACG from Actinacidiphila sp. DG2A-62 includes:
- a CDS encoding zinc-dependent metalloprotease translates to MEAPREIPLGAAVSDLADVVLPVLEEVTRLPMGAAPVIRLVTPEAWHAARTAYTERVIARDVRDFGFPDSAREAVRDAAPGRRSRQASLWQLVHGSVVETGDWQPEILLVPDALAEWGADDDGLLRILAHGLARVAQHRASDGCAFLAHETLFREARGWADAATAHALHGHARWADGEVTTRLVGRRIGMRTGRESPDMRALMTVVGNDADGETPQAVQEAGAVWAGDVVTLAGADTLNLAWADPVLLPTRAEIADPEAWIARVQP